A single window of Gossypium arboreum isolate Shixiya-1 chromosome 13, ASM2569848v2, whole genome shotgun sequence DNA harbors:
- the LOC108450130 gene encoding uncharacterized protein LOC108450130 — translation MESGGSKRRVVVVGGGIAGSILARSIQFNADLTIIDPKEYLEIKWAQLRSKVEPSFAERAVVNYRDFFTNGRIVTSTAINITENEVLTADGRHIGYDYLVIATGHSDNVPVTRTERLHYYDAENQKIQSARSILIVGGGPSGVELAGEISTDFPDKKVTLVHKGPRLLEYIGPKASDKGLSLLRSKKVDIKLQQSVDLKSASDGSQVYRTSTGESIKADCHFLCTRVPLSTAWLNETILKTNLDEDGRLMVDEYLRVKGRNNIFAIGDITDVPELKLGHAAIHHAYLVAKNLKLLMGGGKESKMSVYKPGPEVAMVSLGRKHAVAQFPFATLGGRIPGLIKSGDVFVGRTRKHLGLEP, via the exons ATGGAATCCGGTGGATCAAAAAGAAGGGTAGTGGTTGTCGGCGGTGGGATTGCCGGTTCTATCCTCGCCAGATCTATTCAATTCAATGCTGATCTTACGATTATCGACCC GAAGGAGTATCTTGAGATCAAATGGGCACAATTAAGGAGCAAGGTGGAACCGTCATTTGCGGAAAGAGCGGTGGTGAACTATAGAGATTTCTTTACCAATGGACGTATTGTTACGTCTACTGCGATAAACATTACCGAAAACGAAGTATTGACTGCTGATGGCCGTCATATCGGTTATGATTATCTTGTGATTGCCACCGGACATAGTGATAATGTTCCCGTAACTAGGACGGAGAGACTTCATTACTATGATGCAG AAAATCAGAAGATACAATCTGCTCGATCTATTTTGATCGTCGGAGGAGGTCCGTCTGGTGTTGAACTTGCCGGAGAAATTTCCACAGACTTTCCCGATAAGAAGGTTACACTGGTTCATAAAGGACCAAGGTTGCTGGAATACATTGGACCAAAGGCATCTGATAAGGGTTTAAGTTTGCTGAGATCAAAGAAAGTCGACATAAAATTACAGCAATCGGTTGATCTGAAATCAGCTTCGGATGGAAGCCAAGTATATCGAACCTCGACCGGAGAAAGTATCAAAGCGGATTGTCATTTCCTTTGTACTAGAGTACCATTGTCTACAGCATGGCTTAATGAGACTATATTGAAGACCAACTTAGATGAAGATGGAAGGTTGATGGTTGATGAGTATTTGAGGGTGAAGGGTCGCAATAATATATTTGCAATTGGAGATATCACTGATGTTCCG gaACTCAAATTAGGTCATGCAGCTATACATCATGCATATTTGGTTGCTAAAAACTTGAAGCTGTTGATGGGCGGAGGAAAAGAAAGCAAAATGTCAGTGTACAAGCCTGGTCCAGAAGTTGCAATGGTTTCGCTCGGAAGGAAACACGCTGTTGCCCAATTTCCTTTTGCAACCCTCGGTGGACGTATTCCCGGCTTAATCAAATCTGGAGACGTGTTTGTAGGCAGAACTAGAAAGCATTTGGGTTTAGAACCTTAa